CTGTTTTGAGCTTGTTACAAAAGGTATCAATCATactgtttatgatttttaaacaattttgtTATTCTTCAATTTTTGTTTACTTTTTCTTGATGGTTATGGGCTTATTTTATATGGGTAATATGCAGAAATTGAGTCATGCAAACATCAGTTATCTTTGACGACAACAGAGTGTAATTTACGTGGGCAATCTGAATGTTCAGAGCAGACATCGTGTCCGGTTTTTGAAGAGTTCATTCCGCTGAAAAGGGCCTCGTCCCAATCTGATGGTGAAGAACAAGAATCCCAGAAACCAAATAAAGATTTAGCTGATATGAGTAATACAGATGGGAAGAATGATAATGAGAAGAATTCCGAGAAATCAGACTGGCTTAGATCTGCTCAGCTTTGGAATCACACCCGAGATCCATCTTCCAAAGAGGTGATTTTCCAGAAGATTAttgtatttttagtttttttattaaaaaaatgttttaagcATGTGGGATTTTCCTAATTTCGATTTTTGCATGTTTGGAGTTTAGCATTCACCAAGAAAGGTGGTAGTTACGGAGGTGACGAGAAATGGCGGTGGCCGACGTGATGGTGCATTTCAGCCATTCAAGAAGGAGAAAAGTTTAGGCACTAGCGgaacttcaactgctcctaggCAAGTACCAAAGAATAAGTCACCGTCACCGGCATCCACCAGTTCCACGGCCGGCACTGGCGGCGGAGATAAGAAGGAAGAGAACGAAG
The DNA window shown above is from Primulina huaijiensis isolate GDHJ02 chromosome 12, ASM1229523v2, whole genome shotgun sequence and carries:
- the LOC140990481 gene encoding transcription factor HHO3-like; this encodes MERSQDYIQALEEERHKIQDLGLELPLCFELVTKEIESCKHQLSLTTTECNLRGQSECSEQTSCPVFEEFIPLKRASSQSDGEEQESQKPNKDLADMSNTDGKNDNEKNSEKSDWLRSAQLWNHTRDPSSKEHSPRKVVVTEVTRNGGGRRDGAFQPFKKEKSLGTSGTSTAPRQVPKNKSPSPASTSSTAGTGGGDKKEENEGGSLRKAKRFWSPDLHTRFVQSLHQLGGSLVATPKQIRELMKVDGLTNDEVKSHLQKYRLHMRSRVCVPPEHAIMATTTTSRDATPSTRIYAPIASVARPFREAFASAAPQRRRPQSDAGGSHSGEGGVDGSHSPATSSSTTTTSPSY